A genomic region of Raphanus sativus cultivar WK10039 chromosome 6, ASM80110v3, whole genome shotgun sequence contains the following coding sequences:
- the LOC108809427 gene encoding monothiol glutaredoxin-S9-like has protein sequence MDKVVRMSSEKGVVIFSKSSCCMSYAVQVLFQDLGVHPTVHEIDKDPDCREIEKALMRLGCSTPVPAIFVDGKLVGSTNEVMSMHLSGSLVPLVKPFQANLC, from the coding sequence ATGGACAAAGTTGTGAGAATGTCTTCGGAGAAAGGAGTTGTTATATTCAGCAAGAGCTCGTGTTGCATGTCCTATGCGGTCCAGGTCCTCTTCCAAGACCTTGGGGTTCACCCGACCGTCCATGAGATAGACAAGGACCCTGATTGTCGTGAGATAGAGAAAGCCCTAATGAGGCTCGGGTGTTCCACACCGGTTCCAGCCATCTTTGTTGATGGGAAGCTCGTTGGTTCGACCAATGAAGTCATGTCGATGCACCTTAGCGGCTCGCTTGTTCCGCTAGTTAAACCATTTCAAGCCAATCTATGTTAG